A stretch of DNA from Fusobacterium sp. DD2:
CATGCATAGGTATTTTGATTAATACATCACAACTCTCTTTAACTTTCTTTCTCATTCCATTTCCTTCGCTTCCTAATACAAGAGCTGTTCTACTTGGATATTTTTCCTTAGAGTAGTCATGTGCTCCCTCTTCTCCTTCAGCACCATATACCCAGTAATCCAAAGTTTTAAGTCTCTTTATAGCTTCAGAAATATTAGTAACTTTTACTATATCTACATACTCTATAGCACCTGTAGATGTCTTAACTACAGTTTCGTTGATTCTAACTGCATTTCTTTCTGGGATAATTATCCCTTTTACACCAAATACTTCAGCACTTCTAATAAGTGCTCCAAAGTTTCTTGGGTCCTGTACCTCATCCAGTATGAGGACTATACTTTTCTCCATAGGTGCAATTTTTTCCAAAAAAGCTCCAAAATCCACATAGTAATCATAATCACTTACAAATACTACTACACCTTGAGAATTCTCTCTCTTTTTATCTGTATAGAATATCTTTATATTTCTTTTAGATGCCAATCTCTTTATCTGATTTATCTTCTCATCTCTGGCACCTTTATATAATTCTACCTTTTCTATTGTTTTTTCCTTATTTTGAAGTACCTCTATTGCCGGGTTTACTCCTATTATTTTTTCCATTGTGTTACCTACACCTCTACTTTAATTCTCTCTATATCTGCACCAATCTCTTTTAATCTAAGTTCAAGATTTTCATATCCTCTATCCACATGATAGATTCTATTTACAATACTTACACCTTTAGCTTTAAGTGCTGCAAGTATAAGTGACGCTCCAGCTCTTAAGTCACTTGCCATAACCTCTGCTGATGAAAATTCGTCAATCCCCTTTATTGTTGCTATATTTCCATTTATATCTATTTTTGCTCCCATTCTATTCAGTTCAGGAACGTGCATAAATCTATTTTCAAAAATTGTCTCTTTAATCTCACTGTTACCTTGAGCTAAACACATAAGTGTCATTATAGGTGATTGAAGATCTGTTGGGAATCCTGGATAAGGCATTGTAGTTACCTTTTCTCCATGTATATCTTTAAGTTTTGAAAGGACTCTTAAAGTGTCTCCCTCTATCTCAAATTTTACTCCCATCTCTTCAAGTTTCATTAAAAAACCTTCAAGATGATCTTTTCTTACACCTTTTACCTCTATCTTTCCATCAAACATTACAGAAGCTATGATAAATGTTCCAGCTACTATTCTATCTGGAATAATTGTATGCTCTCCTGGATATAGTTTTTCCACTCCCTGAATTCTAAGAGTTCCTGTTCCCACCCCAGTTATGTTAGCTCCCATATCATTAAAGAAGTTACAAAGGTCTTCAATTTCCGGTTCTCTTGCTGCATTTTCAAGAATTGTAACACCCTTTGCTTTTACAGCAGCCATAATTATATTTTCAGTTGCTCCAACACTTGGAAAATCAAGTATTATCTTATTTCCAATAAGTTCTTCAGCCTCTGCATTAACATAACCATGATCTATCTCAATTTTAGCTCCTAAGGCTTCAAATCCCTTCAGATGAAGATCAACAGGTCTTGCTCCAATTGCACACCCTCCTGGAAGAGATACTCTTGCTTTTTTACAATGTGCAAGCATAGGACCCATTACTAAAAATGAAGCTCTCATTTTTTTTACGAGATCATAAGCAGCTACTAAACTTGTAAGACCATTATTTTCTATTTTATATGTATTGTTATCAAGTTTTTCAACTATGAGGCCCAGACTCTCCAGTAGTTTTACAAGAGTTCTGATGTCCATTAAATTAGGAACATTTCTTAAAATGTAAGTCCCTTTTTCCACTAGAGTCCCTATCATTATTGGAAGAGCAGAGTTTTTAGATCCTTCTACTTCCAACACTCCTTTGATCTCTTTCCCACCTGTTACCTTAAAAGCTTCTACCATTATCTGTTTTTCTCCTTTTCTAGTTTGCATATTGGACAATCTTTACCAAACAATCTGTCGATAAAGGTTAGTCTTTGGAATCTATCCTTGTATTGTGGGAGTTTTTCTGCAATAAGATTGTAGTGCTTATCACAGATTTTTTGTCCGAAAAATCTGATATACTCCCTTGAAAGTCCTGCTTTCTCAAATTTTTCTCCTATATCTTCTAATACTATCTGTCTGTCATTACTGTCAAAAGGCTCCTTAGTCACCACTACCAAGGCGATATTTCCCTGAAGATCCAAGGCATCTACAAGTGTATATCTCACCTTTGATTTCTCAGCTTCAAGTATGTAGGGCTTGAGATTTTTGAGAGGAATATCTCTTCTCATCTTAATATACGCAGTTGTATCTTTTTTCATCTCATCAATTATTCCTTGATATACTAAGCTAGAATTAAGCTGATCTTCAGTAAGTGCCATTGAAACATTTTCTTTGTATTCATTTAAGTAAAAAGATCTTTCAGCCTGTGTCTTTAAAAAATTAATTTTTACTTGACTAGCTTTAGTTACCAAACTTTCATCCACTTCACATCACCATAACCATTTACAAATATTTCTATAAAAATGGCTAAAAAAACAGTATATAGCCATATATTTTCAATCTACCAATTTATTTTAAGAATTTTTAAATTCAACTCAATAATTTTCCATAAAAAAATAAATTCGTATACTAAATAGTATACTAAGTTTTTCCCTTTTACTCAATAGTTGTTTTTACATAGCTCCTATTTTTATTGAGAAATCCAACTTTTATTTTTTGCAAAATTCTCCCTTTTATATATTCTATAATATTTTTTACTTATATACTATTAATTTTTTAATTTTAAATGAAAAAAATATATTTCTACTTAACATA
This window harbors:
- the rlmB gene encoding 23S rRNA (guanosine(2251)-2'-O)-methyltransferase RlmB is translated as MEKIIGVNPAIEVLQNKEKTIEKVELYKGARDEKINQIKRLASKRNIKIFYTDKKRENSQGVVVFVSDYDYYVDFGAFLEKIAPMEKSIVLILDEVQDPRNFGALIRSAEVFGVKGIIIPERNAVRINETVVKTSTGAIEYVDIVKVTNISEAIKRLKTLDYWVYGAEGEEGAHDYSKEKYPSRTALVLGSEGNGMRKKVKESCDVLIKIPMHGKINSLNVSVAGGIILSEIVKSFE
- the murA gene encoding UDP-N-acetylglucosamine 1-carboxyvinyltransferase: MVEAFKVTGGKEIKGVLEVEGSKNSALPIMIGTLVEKGTYILRNVPNLMDIRTLVKLLESLGLIVEKLDNNTYKIENNGLTSLVAAYDLVKKMRASFLVMGPMLAHCKKARVSLPGGCAIGARPVDLHLKGFEALGAKIEIDHGYVNAEAEELIGNKIILDFPSVGATENIIMAAVKAKGVTILENAAREPEIEDLCNFFNDMGANITGVGTGTLRIQGVEKLYPGEHTIIPDRIVAGTFIIASVMFDGKIEVKGVRKDHLEGFLMKLEEMGVKFEIEGDTLRVLSKLKDIHGEKVTTMPYPGFPTDLQSPIMTLMCLAQGNSEIKETIFENRFMHVPELNRMGAKIDINGNIATIKGIDEFSSAEVMASDLRAGASLILAALKAKGVSIVNRIYHVDRGYENLELRLKEIGADIERIKVEV
- a CDS encoding DUF1694 domain-containing protein translates to MDESLVTKASQVKINFLKTQAERSFYLNEYKENVSMALTEDQLNSSLVYQGIIDEMKKDTTAYIKMRRDIPLKNLKPYILEAEKSKVRYTLVDALDLQGNIALVVVTKEPFDSNDRQIVLEDIGEKFEKAGLSREYIRFFGQKICDKHYNLIAEKLPQYKDRFQRLTFIDRLFGKDCPICKLEKEKNR